tctactccaacaatttaaTTCAGGTCGCGAAAACTGAAAAGGAATTGATTAATAAAACGATGAAAgcactcaaaaacatgcctacacgcatgttttcgtccgccatggtgAATATTCCGGgtaactgccggaaggccgctcgcaagggcgtagaatttttttttgcaagtaagctaatatagggcccaattccagaaaacgagacgagcagacgagtgTTCGTctcatttgttttcatattccagaaaccgagctcgactaaaaacagacgagtagctcgtctggctcgatGACCGTTTGGCTGCGCTCGTCGAttaatcagtcgaatcgtctagtttgtttgatgtgtttgttcgccttgttgattgaaagcatcggtattcttctgctccgcctttatcttcaaaaaatgtttcacggctaaactagtattgcataagcaatgtatgttttcaactgcaaccatcaaattcaattcagtaattgcaagattttacagattttcaaatgggcttcttccaaacaacacaaccaaatgtaaacatttaactcatatccagggatgctagatgactgttttgaatataattATACGGCACGgaaagggtcttcacatattgaacgaaaatgattcaaagcaactactttattggaaatacatatatatatatagattgaaaactttttttgataaatcgttgattaggtgaacaaacactgcccccaataaatccataataacaaaacgtctgagtgatgaaaccatatgaggggcttagaatgcaaggggtgtaagtgacttcatcgatttctcttcatcaactttttctttcgtgaataactcagcacacaaaaacgttccaatttggttttgctatagaatccgataattgaggttctgacctatcgtccacattgtcaaataagctgggaatgtgtttgcagttaagttatgaccaaaagagaaagtcgatggagagaaatcgatcaagtcacttacaccccttgcattctaagcccctcatatgctcgaggaaaaatatcaatgaaaccaaaagatatatgaaacttattcctttttgttatgttttttaatattttggcactgagaaaagagtatcgattgatcaattttaaaactgtttgttgtttttctcaaaacaaaaacatttcttctcatctgacatcactgatcataccgagaaaaactgactgaagtctctccagtctaccaaataaaacatttcaatgaaactcgtgtgggatattttgctcgtctcgacagtgagtgaagccgagacgagacgagacgaattgctcgtctcgttttctggaatagggcccataattaccttccatgggaaatttatcaagcTCAATTATCtctcttaaggtggccgtacactgtttgcccggaggtcaaatatttgataatttttgacagataaggtttgatttgatatttgtacaaacattattttgtttgtcactcttcaatttttaacagtagtaaacaatatcaaacaccgaacatggaaaaaaatcaactgaaatattcaaggtaacctaaccatgtaccgacaggttcgaagaacagactgaaaaaatattttaggcatccaataattgaatatttgcttgtcgtgttttgtgtagaatatatttgatcagtacacgttggacaaaatttatctgtcaaaaagagtcaaatatttggcttcggtcaaacagtgtatgagcacccttagttttttttatcacaatccgaaaaaagtccattttttttaatgcaaacgttactcTAGTATGCGTGAATGAGTAGTGTAGTTGCATTTGTGGCATCAGTGTAGTCCACCTAAGTTATGTTGGGTTGATCAAATTAGATTCTTTGTTGTTAACATACATCTTCTTTCGAAAGAGCTGGAGGTAACAAAACTATAATTTGAGGGGTCAAGCCTAATATTtgatttcattattattttttgaataacttctATTCAGTATGAAGCTTTGAGTGTTTTAGAATTAAAATTCATTATACATGACATACATGACATGATGCTTCCGTTAGCTTCAATGAAGTTTTTGTCTAATTTTCGATGAACAATTCTTATGATATCTAATGCCGAGCATCTTGGAAGCGTGAATACCGTTAGTGAAATAAACTGAATAAACCATAAACTCCATGAGCTCATCAATTGCATTCGGTGTTACCACATTCAAATGGTGTGCAGTTTTCAAAAACCCTGTTATAAAATTCACGTTTCTtttcaaaaaaaggaaaaactgGCGCAAAATTTGTTTGCAATGCCGTGATTGTCGGAAGGGCAAGTCAacgaagagaatcgatcaaaacagatatGTCGTATTGAAAAGTGAAGCGTGAATTGATGTTTATTgattacgaattcaattgttattgttatatttttccttaattcgtTCCAGCATCTCTGCGTTCTCCGAACGATACGCTATTATTTTTAGTTTCATAATTGCGTTATCGCGCTGTGCTTCGCTTCTGTTATTTctgatttcttccaaaaattttgCCCTTCGACAAGCGCAAAATTTTTCCGACATCGAATCCCATATTTTTCTGGCTTCTTCCTCGAACTTAGCGCCATCGGTTTGTGGTAGAGGCTGTAGACTTCCGGAGAACGTGACAGCGACTGGTTTCACCTTGTTGCCGGATGTTGATTCCTTCGGTTTTGAAAGGCATACGCAAACGGAATCTggggataagaaaaaaaaagtttgttagtttctttttttttcaaatatgatttattcGTAATTTGATATGAGCTTACGTTCCAAAAGAAACTTTCCCACTCACACTcacaaaaaatcaccgaaaagtTATTTGTAAATAATAGGAAAGAATCATGATCACGACtctacagaaaagaaatgaattattttGTACACTTACCATCAGAATAAAGTTCAGACTCCATTGGAGGTTGTGACATAATGGATTTCTCTTGTGATACGATTTGTTCTCAACTGAAAGACAGGTTTTCATATGacaaggttttgaaaaaaaatcgttgtttATATCTCAAATCGAATGTACCTGCAGCCTAGACATATACATGCATTGCTAACGATCTCGGTAGTTATTTCTAGTaaaaaggaaacatattctgctATTTTTTGGGTTTTGTTTCGATACTTTTTTTGTGGGTAATAAATAGAAGTTACCTGTCATTTAAGTTGCCTACCTCgattaaggaaaaataattttgatatAAAATGGACACAAGTAACGGTTGACTCTTTCTGGTCGTGAAGAAATCGAGAAGGCCCCGAATCGCCAAAATGACGCGATCAGAGTCGGTCGCCGACTCGCCTTCGGAAGCGGCGGtttctcgcaagcaaacctgtattTCACCAACtatccggttagtttgaaacatatgaTACGATCATTTAGTAACGCCGACCGAGCTTCAGAGTgtgtcggacggcatacgtttgcacCAGGCGCATTACGTTTGCcaggttaatttttgttttgaaatatataagGGCGCTCATACACTGGTtaaccgaagccaaatatttgattctttttgacagataaaatttgattaacgtgtactgatcaaatatattcgttcggtctgttcgtcaaacctgtatACGATTAGgttagtgtttgtacaaatttcaaacccAAATTTATctttcaaaaactcgaaaaatcaaaaaagtgtcaaatatttcacctccggacaaacagtggttggggaaaaagaaatccattttttgcatgaaattcaaaactttatttaagATGCTTCGGATTGTTCGATTTGGGTCAAGTATACACCGTTGTACAGTTGTACAATTTCTTGCCATATTGAAGGTAGCCTCATAATGCCTCTCTTATAGAAGTCTTGACTTATTGGTGGAAAACTCTAGTAATTGATTTtgacaatcttctcttgatcccaatttcttgtcactcaggaaattttgcaatgcgagaaaaatgtAGTAATCGCCTTAtgtcaggtccggactatatgatggatgcattaaaacttcGGAACcaagctcccggagtttctCACTATAGACGTGTGTGGCCTTGCTTTGTTTTGATAGAACACAACATCTCTTCTGTTACCCAATTTTGGTCGTCTCTgaccaatcgctagcttcaaacggttcagTTTTTAACAGTAAAATTCTGAATTTACGGAAGCAActcataataaattattccttTCAAGTTCCACCAAGTCCCACGCAGTAGAACCTACCTGACCGTTAGTCCTGAGTCGACCACCGTTTGAGCTGCTTCACCAAGTTTGTCCACGATCGTGTTCGCACTATCCATTTAAGAAATGAGTCGATAtcgataaaaaacaggaagtgggttatatctatggtataaccgcaagggtgacgtatgactatcgttgatttagagatcatttgttcgaagttgaatctaaatccattctgaatgaatgaataaatgaatatttgggggacttcgaaaacgagagcgttacgttggaggcacaaggttttatgcatccaatataggatacgaaaaaccttgttctgaagaataatcttcagaagctaacctgctaactgtacttgattgacaaatcacaaacccaaatgtattatatggatattttatggatagaaaacattaaaataaactctttcgcttgaatgtaattttcaattccaaggggaactggcagattattttccagcaacgattagatatttccacattttcctcgatactggaagcccaccagtggttaatgctaattcgataaccacctgttaatagcacttgattgaaacatatttggtcacagtgttacatggatagacattcaaataaactctttcacatgaatgtatttttaaatgcccagaggaattggcagattattttcagtaacgattagatatttccatattttcctcgatactggaagcccaccagtggttaatgctaattcgataaccacctgttaataacacttgattgaaacatatttggtcacagtgttacatggatagaaaacattcaaataaactctttcacatgaatgtatttttaaattcccagaggaactgacagattattttcagtaacgattagatatttccacattttcctcgatactggaagccaaccagtggttaatgctaattcgataaccacctgttaatagcacttgattgaaacatatttggtcacaatgttacatggatagaaaacattcaaataaactctttcacatgaatgtatttttgaattcccagaggaactggcagattattttccagcaatgattagatctttccggaactttctcgatgctgaatggcatccaaacggaaagaattctgcgcgtgtatgtgtcgatccttcgccttccacctcctccagcacgttaggcaacgatgttgtcttgtcgatgtcctcacgaaaaatgaatgtgtctcaccaccagaatatcgcttaagtatgctttttgtgtgtgattgaatcgagagaaggtgtggtttacgatggcaatttggaaggcaaactagaggggaatgaactctctgagctcggaactttcggcgactgagcaataatcgattgcgggcgcatacaatattggatacggaaatatcctactgatggggaagaataatcttctgaagctatcctgttaattgcgattgattgaaaaatcacaaaaccaaatgtatttggtcacagtgttacatggatagaaaacattcaaataaactctttcacaggAATGTGaaagtggttaatactaactcgataacaacctgttaatagtacttgattgaaaaatatttggtcacagtgttacatggatagaaaacattaaaataaactctttcacatgaatgtatttttaaattcccagaggaactggcagattattttccgtatctttctcgatactgaatggcatccaaacggaaagaattccgcgcgtgtatgtgtgtgtgtttgtagcggctgcttcgagatcttcccggggaaccgtttgtggcatcactctcctcctgatggattcccttctggcctaaggtgcacaaacaggctcttggtgacaccgttcatccgcgctttcatgataaacgaagagcttcaccacaacagcgacaacatgctccaatcgctgttcaatttgaactgagtggatttccgagcggcgctcgcttatataccgattggtgatttcaatagcctgttttgaaagcaattttaagactattgaaacaagtttttggatcagaaagtaacaagtatagaacgcgtagacattttatctttcgaatgaagtgtttatcataccatttcgttcagttgtttaggagctattaacgctcaaaatctcggtctccggcgtaacgctttcgttttcgaaactttgattttacaccccggtatagaaatgaaagacgtagtcctacgtcaaaaaattgcatGTAATTACAACGCCGGCATCATagacaccattcacaatttcggCGGGCTGGCTTGCATTTACATCTCAaataaaaactgtaaaatgtaccgaattttatcttagttgttttttgttgtattgttaacaccctgtaactcataaCTCGACTCATGGACATAAAtcatggaacaaacaaaaaactgaaaaatatttttttagcgtAAAATGTCACTTTGTCATCGTgcataaacttgaaattgtatgaatgATATTACGAGAGATATCGATTACTGCAGTCATCTACCGAGGTAatgatggatttctttttccccagcctaatatttttttttatctgtattatagtgattttcaactcatttggctggttcgtcacttcgaGCCTAAtaatgtactttactgatgggtcagTTTGAAATTTGGCTCCTAGAAACTTATGTAACGGTGTATTTCAGTGGcaaattcaaatttaacatttttttccgaCGGCATGAAATCAGATTTTGGGCCTTTTTATAGAAATCGATTCGATAAaaattttagataaataaacCTAATACTGGTCGTAAAAGAATAAGACAAGCCGTGAGAACTACGCATGTAATCAACGCAATCACTAATACAACGACATGTTTATATGCTaaaatacataatttttttttcaatacgcaaaacaattgaaaacattgaaaaaaatggtgggaatatagttgccaccagtgttgccacacgtacagatgtATCTGGaaagatacagattttttcgttatttttggtacagattctgtacggtacagagtacagattttcgtcaaaaagtacagattggtacagattttttccgcgtgtgaaattcctgacatttgaaaaaagctacattaaggtacatTGAGGTGCTTGTTTGTAACATTCTCACTATGCCTTACTCCTCGACAACTATCGAGCGATTGTTTTCTGAATCATCAAAAACTTTTTCTGAgtaagaacaaaaataagctttgaaatcggctcTGTAACGATTACATGAACggtattttgagaaaaaatatttgattaaacatcgtgACGGCAgcacgaaaattaaaaaaaaagatagtatgcaatctagattcagaaaaattatgtataagcatcatcaaacacacgaagaACTTGTaaatgcaaatgtaaatgtagtatttaaaGTAAATAGATGAGTATTggtttcatgctaataaaatggatttttctccacaacaaatattttcgatggtacatatAGTCAATCGCGAAATTGAGTATGCAACTCGTGCTGGTTTGTTATTGTTgagtttaaaaaataaataattaaatgcgacTTATAGTCATTgtaaaatcgatccattttactctcatgtagtgataagaaaaaaatt
The Toxorhynchites rutilus septentrionalis strain SRP chromosome 2, ASM2978413v1, whole genome shotgun sequence genome window above contains:
- the LOC129764370 gene encoding uncharacterized protein LOC129764370 is translated as MSQPPMESELYSDDSVCVCLSKPKESTSGNKVKPVAVTFSGSLQPLPQTDGAKFEEEARKIWDSMSEKFCACRRAKFLEEIRNNRSEAQRDNAIMKLKIIAYRSENAEMLERIKEKYNNNN